A window of the Hevea brasiliensis isolate MT/VB/25A 57/8 chromosome 6, ASM3005281v1, whole genome shotgun sequence genome harbors these coding sequences:
- the LOC110637522 gene encoding ent-kaurenoic acid oxidase 2-like isoform X2, with product MELGSIWVIPMCIVLGVLALKWILQGANGWLYETKLGEIQYSLPPGDLGWPFIGNMWSFLRAFKSTDPDSFMRTFTTRYGRTGIYKAFMFGKPSVFVTSPETCRRVLTDDDAFQPGWPKSTMELIGNKSFLAISLEEHKILRRLTASPVNGHEALSLYVNYIEEIVISALEKWSTMGEIEFLTQLRKLTFRIIMYIFLGSESELVEESLQKEFTALNYGVRSMAINLPGFAYHKALKARKNLVATLQSAIDKRRNQRKENISSKKKDMMDALIDVEDETGRKLIDEEIIDVLLTYLNAGHESSGHITMWATVLLQQHPEFLQKAKEEQEEIIRRRLPTQKGLTLKEVREMTYLSKVIDETLRLITFSLVVFREAKSDVNINGYVIPKGWKVLVWFRSVHLDHEIYPNPKEFNPSRWDA from the exons ATGGAGCTGGGTTCAATTTGGGTGATCCCAATGTGCATAGTACTGGGCGTTTTAGCTCTGAAATGGATTCTACAGGGAGCTAATGGGTGGCTCTATGAAACCAAACTGGGTGAAATTCAGTATTCACTGCCTCCAGGTGACTTGGGTTGGCCATTCATTGGCAATATGTGGTCATTTCTCAGAGCTTTCAAGTCAACTGACCCTGATTCTTTCATGCGCACCTTTACCACTAG ATATGGACGTACTGGAATCTACAAGGCCTTCATGTTTGGGAAGCCTAGTGTGTTCGTGACATCGCCGGAAACGTGCAGAAGAGTACTAACTGATGATGATGCATTTCAGCCTGGCTGGCCTAAATCCACAATGGAGCTCATTGGAAACAAATCCTTCCTAGCTATTTCTCTTGAAGAACACAAGATTCTCCGGCGGCTCACTGCCTCTCCTGTCAATGGTCATGAAGCTCTGTCTCTGTATGTGAACTACATCGAAGAAATTGTTATATCTGCCTTGGAAAAATGGTCCACTATGGGAGAGATTGAGTTCTTGACTCAACTCAGGAAACTTACTTTCAGAATCATTATGTATATCTTCCTTGGCTCTGAGAGCGAGCTAGTCGAGGAGAGTTTGCAGAAGGAATTTACAGCACTTAACTATGGGGTTAGATCCATGGCAATCAATCTTCCAGGATTTGCATACCATAAAGCACTCAAG GCTCGCAAAAACCTTGTGGCTACATTACAATCTGCAATAGATAAGCGCAGAAATcaaaggaaggaaaatatttCATCAAAGAAGAAAGATATGATGGATGCTCTGATTGATGTTGAAGATGAAACTGGTAGAAAATTGATTGATGAAGAAATCATTGATGTTCTGTTGACGTACTTGAATGCAGGCCATGAATCTTCTGGCCATATCACTATGTGGGCTACTGTTTTGCTTCAGCAGCACCCAGAATTTCTCCAGAAGGCCAAG GAAGAGCAGGAGGAGATCATAAGAAGGAGGCTACCAACACAAAAGGGATTGACACTTAAAGAAGTTCGAGAGATGACATATCTTTCCAAG GTGATTGATGAAACACTTCGTTTGATAACATTCTCTCTTGTGGTTTTCCGAGAGGCAAAATCAGATGTCAATATAAATG GGTATGTCATCCCCAAGGGTTGGAAGGTTCTGGTGTGGTTCAGAAGTGTTCACTTGGATCATGAAATCTATCCAAATCCAAAGGAATTTAATCCTTCAAGATGGGAT